Part of the Roseobacter litoralis Och 149 genome, TCGGTCATAACTTCGCTGCCGTCTTGATTGTATCCGACCTTGCCATCCGTAATGAGAAAGTGACCATCATTATAGAACGTGACGCCTTGCATGAATACCGACTCTGTGAACGTCAAAATGAGATACTCGAATATATCGCCACCGTTGTTACCGAGTACGCCCGTGTTGTCATCGCTTCCGGGGTCTGCTTGATCATCGCCGGTCAAAGACGATGTCTGAGCCACACCAAGTCCCGCCGGTCTACCGTCGGAGTCTTTGTCCAAATACGCGCTTGCACCGCCCAAAGCACCTGTGGTTGTGCCTGTGCTGTCATATGATCCGGCTGTAGCTACGACGCCTATGCCGCCCACGGTGAAAGTATCCGACGCATCGACAAACATGCCACCAGCTGCCGTCGTATCAACGCGGCTTTCCCAACTGCCCTCGTAAAAAAGAGGACCGCTGCCTGAATTCGCTAGAGCAGCAAAATCAAACGTGGTCGCAGAAGCGCCACTTGCCATCGTGACCGCGACACCCGCTGCCAACGTGGCCGTTAAAAACTTATTCATTTAATCTCTCCTACCAGATAATCACGCTGCCGGTTTTTCGGACAAAGCGCAGAAGTTAATGAGGCAAAGAAATGAAATCTCGATCGGAATATACATCTTTAACCTGTGGCGTCATTTAAGCACGTTAACCAAGCTATTAATATAAAATTAACGCGTTTTGCCCAAGCTTCATCCACAGGTAGTATTCGGCACATAGCTTTTCGGTAAATTTCTATTTTTAGTAGAAATAGAGATACAGCACATACTTCGTCGACACAGATTGAAGTTCTTTAAGTATCGAATCCCATCGCAACTGATTCGAAAAACTGGCTGGTTTGATTTTGTGATCACACGATTTAATGCTGTGATCACAAAATTAAAAGAATACCCGGTTTAGTCCTTTTTTATCCATAATGCGGTTCACTTGACTTCAGCTTTC contains:
- a CDS encoding VPLPA-CTERM sorting domain-containing protein codes for the protein MNKFLTATLAAGVAVTMASGASATTFDFAALANSGSGPLFYEGSWESRVDTTAAGGMFVDASDTFTVGGIGVVATAGSYDSTGTTTGALGGASAYLDKDSDGRPAGLGVAQTSSLTGDDQADPGSDDNTGVLGNNGGDIFEYLILTFTESVFMQGVTFYNDGHFLITDGKVGYNQDGSEVMTDLAITMGVNDYTSLGASDTWVFGKVADGHNFYINAVSVAPVPVPAALPLLLAGIGGFGFMARRKRKAA